From the genome of Fibrobacter sp. UWH6:
GGATGACAAGAACCCCAACAAGGTGTGGCGTCCGGCCAACTTCGAACATGACTTCGAAGGTATGATGACGCTCCGCCGCGCCCTGTACCGTTCCAAGAACCTGCCTGCTATTTTGACGGGTATGAAGTACGGCCTGAACAATGTGGTGAACTACGCCCGCAAGTTCGGTATCGTTCGCGCTCCGTTGATGGCTGTGCCTAGCTTGGCTCTGGGTTCCGTGGGTGCAACCCTGATGGAAATGACGTCTGCCTATACAGTGTTCCCCAATGGCGGTAACCGTATTGAACCTTACATGATCGAATCTATCGTGGACCGCAACGGCGAAGTGATCGAACGTAACTCCAAGGTGGAACACGAAGTGCTGCGCCCGGCTTCTGCCTACCTGATGGTGGACATTCTGAAGGACGTGAACATTCGCGGTACTGCCGCCCGTGTGTATGCCAACGGCTTTACCCATCCCAGTGGTGGTAAGACGGGTACCACAAACGATTACACGGACTGCTGGTATATCGGTTTCACGAAGCAGTACACCATGGGTGTCTGGGTTGGCTCCGATAATCCGGGTTCCCTGGGTGCAGGTCATACCGGTACTGAAGATGCCCTGCCTGTCTGGATTGCCGTGATGAAGGAACTGCATAAGGATCTGCCCCGCAAGCCCTTCCCGGTTCCCTCCGGCGTTGTAAGCAAGGGCGTTTGCAACCACACGGGTAAGGCTGCCGGTGAGTTCTGCTCCGAAAAGACCGTCTGCCTGTATACCGCTGGTTATGCTCCTACTGAAACTTGCGACGGTAACCACTTCGAAGTGAAGACCAAGTCTGCTGACGATGCCACCCTCTTTAGTAACAAGGGTGCGGTAAGCAGCCCGGCCACGTCCGCCGGTGGGGCTAAGAAAGCCCGCAAGATGTTCTAGGAAAAGTGTTTGAAAAGAAGAGGATAGGAGGTCTTCTGATGGATGGTAAAATGAATAAGAAATCGTTTACTGAAAAATTTTCTGGCTGGTATATCCCGCTGATTTGCAGAAACAAGTTCAAGGCTCTGGCCTTCTACCTAGTGTTGGCGGTACTCTGTGCCATTCCCATCCTGTTTAAGCCTGGTCTTAAGCTGGATGCGGACTTGTCCCACTTGCTGCCGGAAGATACGCCTAGCGTCAAGGCTCTGCAGGAATCCTTCAGCCGTTTCGGTAGTACGGACCGTTTCATGATTGCCATCCAGAGCGAAGACGTCGAACTCGTTGCCGCCCTGCAGGATTCTATCAGTGCATACATCCACAAGAACTGGACTGGCGATTTCGTCTCGACTCAGGTCGATAACGACAACCAGTTCTTCAAGGATAACGCCCTGCTTTACCTGCCTTCGAAGCATCTGGAACGCATCCGCGACAATCTTGAAGATCTGCAGCTGGAAATCGGCCGCAAGAATGGTCCTCTGGTGGTTGACCTGATGGATGGTCTGTCCGACAGTTCTGCCTCTGCCGAAAAGAAAGAACGTGTCTGGTTTGACGCCAACCTCCCGCAGGAACTGGGCCTCCCCGAAGAAGCGGTTAGCGCCTTTGATTCCTTCTTCAAGAAGAAGGCCAAGGATGATACCTTACAGCAGGCAAAGTCTGGCGAAGAATGGAATCCCAAGGCTTTCTTGCCGGCTCATCTGAAAACTCGCCTGATCGGCACTCCTCCTCCGGAAGACTATGATGGCAAGATCCTCTTTAACGGTGTGGTGAACGCCAAACTGATCAAGCCTTCTACCGACTATGAATTCGTGACCCATATTCTGGCAAGCACCGATTCCCTGTTGAGCTACTTCGGTTCCAAGACTTACCCCGTGCCTACCCGTTTTACTGTTGAAGGTACTTACGAAGGTCTGAAGGAAGTGGATGAAGTGGCTAACGACAGTATCTTCTCCTTCGGCATTAGCCTTGTCCTGATCTTCATCTTGACCATGGTGTTCTTCCGCAGCGTGAAGGGCCCTGTGCTGGTGACTGCCTCTGTGCTGTACGCCTGCATTCCTACCCTGGCATTTACCGCCCTGCTGTACGGTAAGATGAACCCCTTTACCGTTTTTGTGGCTTCCATTATCTTGGGTATCGGTATTGACTACTCCATCCATATTTTGGGTACGGCACAAAAGCTGCTGAGCAAGAACGCCTCTTTGGAAGAAGTGCTGGAAATGGCCCAGCAGAAAATGATGAAGCCTTTCATTCTGGCAAGTTTCACCACCATCGCAGCCTTCCTGACCTTGCTTGCTGCACACTTCCGCGGCTTCTATGAATTCGGCGTGGTGGCTTCTTGCGGTGTGCTGTTCAGTATGCTGACCTCCTTGCTGGTGCTGCCTGTATTTATCAGATGCATGGGCGGTATTCCCGCTGCACCTAATAACAGTCTGCTTCCCAAGTCCTGGAGCGACAAGCAAGTCTTTAACTTCTTTAAGTATGCGGCCATTATCGGCTTCATTCTTGGTGGCATCTCCCTGTACTTTGCCCAGGATGTGGACTTCGAACACAACATGCGCAACCTGCGCCGCGTTTCTACCACGGTAAAGACTTCCAAGAACAAGATTTCTACCAAGGTGACCCGTGCCACCAACCGTGCCGTGACATCCACTCCGGCCGCCGTCATGGGTTCCAAGCCCGAACAGCTTGATATGCTGTACGATACCTTGATGGTCCGACTCCATGTGGAAAAGGATTCTACCCTGGGTAGCTTCCTGACCTTGAAGAGCTTTGTGCCGCCTATGGATTCCCAGAAGGCCCGCCTCGAAATCATCGAGGAAATTCGCGACCTGGCAGAAGCCCGTGTCTTTGACCGCGCCGAAGGCGAGGATTCCGCAAACATCGCTTCTCTCCGTCAGCTGGCCAAGGTCGAGGAATCCTTCACTCCCGAAGACGTTCCTAGCTGGACTCTGGACCTCCTCCGCGAAAAGGATGGCTCCTATGGCAAGATCGGCTTTATCTACGGTGACTTCCCCAGCTGGGATGCCCACGCCCTGCACCGCTTCCAGGAACGTTATGGCCACTGGAACTTCGACGGCGAAGACCTGCGCACCTTCTCTTCCCAGTTCATTCTCTCTGACGTGATTGAATCCGTGAAGCAGGACAGCTTCCGCCTGGCCCTGGCCATCATCCTGGTGATCTTCGGAACCTTGGCCGTGTCCTTCCGCAAGCCCAAGCTCTTCATTAGCGGCTGCATTTCCTTCGGCATGGGCACCTTGCTGACTCTGGGCGTACTTGGCGCCTTGACCCACTTCCTGGATTTCGGCAAGATCAGCATTTATAATGTGATCGTCATTCCCATGACCCTGGGTATCGGCATCGACGCTACCATCCACTTCATTACCTCTTGGATGTCCGACAAGAACATGACCCTCCGCCAGCTTATGGACAACACCGGCCGTAACGTGATGGCCAGCTCCATGACCACTATCGCCGGCTTCGTGGGCTTCCTCTTTACCACCCATCGCGGCCTGAAGGGCATCGGTGACCTGGCTTGCCTAGGCATCTTCATTTTCCTGATTACCAGCGTGGTATTCTCCATGTTCCTTTGCCAGGCATGGCTTAAGAAGAAGTAGTCAGAAAGAACAAAGCATACAGAAAAAGGGCTGCGGTTTTAAACCGCAGCCCTTTGTTCGTAAAGGGGAAAAAATCCTAGATCGCGGGGGAGACCCCGCGAGAAGGCTTTATTACATCATGCCGCCCATGCCCATGGAAGGATCCATAGCGGGTGCTGCCGGCTTGGCTTCCTTCTTTTCGGTAATCACGCAGTCGGTGGTCAGGATCATGGAAGCGATGGAGGATGCGTTCTTGAGAGCGGTACGGGTAACCTTAGCCGGGTCGATAACGCCAGCCTTGATCAGGTCTTCGTAAGTATCGGTCTTGGCGTTGTAGCCGAAGCCGTCCTTACCTTCCTTAACCTTGTTCACAACGACGGAGCCTTCGCCACCAGCGTTTGCGACGATCTGACGGAGAGGTTCTTCGATAGCGCGCTTGATGATAGCGGCACCAGTCTTCTGGTCGTCGTTGGTGAGCTTGAGGGCTTCGACAGCCTTGGCTGCGCGGATGAGAGCAACGCCACCACCCGGAACGATACCTTCTTCGACGGCTGCGCGGGTAGCGTGCATAGCATCGTCAACGCGGTCCTTCTTTTCCTTCATTTCAACTTCGGTAGCAGCACCGACCTTGATCACTGCAACGCCGCCAGCGAGCTTAGCGAGACGTTCCTGGAGCTTTTCGCGGTCATAGTCGCTAGTGGTAGCTTCGATCTGCTTCTTGATCTGGGCGATACGGCCCTTGATGGAAGCGGCGTCGCCAGCACCTTCGACGATTGTTGTGTTGTCCTTGGTGATAACGATGGACTTTGCCTGACCGAGGACGGTAACCGGAGCGTCTTCCAGCTTAGCGCCGGTGTCTTCGGAAACCAGCATACCGCCGGTGAGGATAGCGATGTCTTCCAGCATTGCCTTACGACGGTCGCCGAAGCCCGGAGCCTTAACGGCTGCCACCTTCAGGGTGCCGCGCATCTTGTTCACAACGAGAGTTGCGAGAGCTTCGCCGTCAACATCTTCAGCGATGATGAGGAGAGGCTTGCCCTGCTTTGCGACGAATTCCAGCATG
Proteins encoded in this window:
- a CDS encoding RND family transporter, coding for MNKKSFTEKFSGWYIPLICRNKFKALAFYLVLAVLCAIPILFKPGLKLDADLSHLLPEDTPSVKALQESFSRFGSTDRFMIAIQSEDVELVAALQDSISAYIHKNWTGDFVSTQVDNDNQFFKDNALLYLPSKHLERIRDNLEDLQLEIGRKNGPLVVDLMDGLSDSSASAEKKERVWFDANLPQELGLPEEAVSAFDSFFKKKAKDDTLQQAKSGEEWNPKAFLPAHLKTRLIGTPPPEDYDGKILFNGVVNAKLIKPSTDYEFVTHILASTDSLLSYFGSKTYPVPTRFTVEGTYEGLKEVDEVANDSIFSFGISLVLIFILTMVFFRSVKGPVLVTASVLYACIPTLAFTALLYGKMNPFTVFVASIILGIGIDYSIHILGTAQKLLSKNASLEEVLEMAQQKMMKPFILASFTTIAAFLTLLAAHFRGFYEFGVVASCGVLFSMLTSLLVLPVFIRCMGGIPAAPNNSLLPKSWSDKQVFNFFKYAAIIGFILGGISLYFAQDVDFEHNMRNLRRVSTTVKTSKNKISTKVTRATNRAVTSTPAAVMGSKPEQLDMLYDTLMVRLHVEKDSTLGSFLTLKSFVPPMDSQKARLEIIEEIRDLAEARVFDRAEGEDSANIASLRQLAKVEESFTPEDVPSWTLDLLREKDGSYGKIGFIYGDFPSWDAHALHRFQERYGHWNFDGEDLRTFSSQFILSDVIESVKQDSFRLALAIILVIFGTLAVSFRKPKLFISGCISFGMGTLLTLGVLGALTHFLDFGKISIYNVIVIPMTLGIGIDATIHFITSWMSDKNMTLRQLMDNTGRNVMASSMTTIAGFVGFLFTTHRGLKGIGDLACLGIFIFLITSVVFSMFLCQAWLKKK
- the groL gene encoding chaperonin GroEL (60 kDa chaperone family; promotes refolding of misfolded polypeptides especially under stressful conditions; forms two stacked rings of heptamers to form a barrel-shaped 14mer; ends can be capped by GroES; misfolded proteins enter the barrel where they are refolded when GroES binds) — encoded protein: MAKQLKFDVAARESLMNGVDKLANAVKVTLGPKGRNVMIAKAFGAPNVTKDGVSVAKEVELEDAYENLGAQMAKEVANKTSDTAGDGTTTATVLAQAITREGLKNVAAGANPMDIKRGMDAAVDAVIEEIGKMAVKINGKEHIAQVATISANNDPEIGDLLANAMEKVGNDGVITIEESKTAETILDVVEGMQFDRGYLSPYFVTNTDSMEAALEAPYILLYDKKISTMKDLLPMLEFVAKQGKPLLIIAEDVDGEALATLVVNKMRGTLKVAAVKAPGFGDRRKAMLEDIAILTGGMLVSEDTGAKLEDAPVTVLGQAKSIVITKDNTTIVEGAGDAASIKGRIAQIKKQIEATTSDYDREKLQERLAKLAGGVAVIKVGAATEVEMKEKKDRVDDAMHATRAAVEEGIVPGGGVALIRAAKAVEALKLTNDDQKTGAAIIKRAIEEPLRQIVANAGGEGSVVVNKVKEGKDGFGYNAKTDTYEDLIKAGVIDPAKVTRTALKNASSIASMILTTDCVITEKKEAKPAAPAMDPSMGMGGMM